From Halodesulfovibrio aestuarii DSM 17919 = ATCC 29578, the proteins below share one genomic window:
- a CDS encoding ATPase, T2SS/T4P/T4SS family, with the protein MNSAMPENLKGTVIIVDGVVHISETLAQDDHELLSYLSFAARKGFSETKWHSIKEFAEFFTKNKKAVSESEVQKMAVKILEDAREVGASDIHIADYGAFTTIQFRRMGMLEEREQLPEGVGHKLLSSMYTTMTEGADSNFSKTERQDGTLKSEYLPADVQSVRLHTEPLQADMAKDKQGTFMAMRLLYDVTEATGTLEERMRTLGYTEQHVALFRYLSTRSGCVILSGPTGSGKTTALKHAMESMAAENRDKSYMSLEDPPEFAMHLVKQIRIISDYTDERKRATVFRAALGGLMRSDIDGIMIGEMRYPEVVMAVLRAAQTGHSIWTSVHASSALNIITLLSTMLTDYGIREPRNYLCDHSICSGLINQRLVPVLCDHCKKPFTEVVKLPEDDPERLRILPRGVFNRMLEVIDTDKLKNVHFKGTGCEHCDNMGIISQTVVAEVIATDYTLLEYLRNNDFISAHKHWINEQNGKTYVGHAIDLIGEGKIDPTIVEKKLGVPLNYDKAFGQYSFNAADLARLSGSGGK; encoded by the coding sequence ATGAACTCCGCAATGCCCGAGAACCTCAAAGGAACTGTCATCATTGTTGATGGTGTAGTGCACATTTCTGAAACACTGGCGCAGGATGACCACGAGCTGCTTTCCTATCTCAGCTTTGCAGCTCGTAAGGGATTTTCCGAAACCAAGTGGCACTCAATCAAAGAGTTTGCCGAGTTCTTCACCAAAAACAAGAAGGCCGTCAGCGAGAGCGAGGTTCAAAAAATGGCCGTTAAAATATTAGAAGATGCTCGTGAAGTCGGAGCATCCGACATTCACATTGCCGACTATGGCGCGTTTACCACCATTCAGTTCCGTAGAATGGGGATGCTCGAAGAACGTGAACAGCTTCCGGAAGGAGTTGGTCATAAACTTCTCAGTTCTATGTACACAACTATGACTGAAGGCGCGGATTCCAACTTCAGCAAAACCGAACGACAGGACGGCACACTCAAGAGTGAATATCTGCCAGCTGATGTGCAATCAGTTCGTCTCCACACAGAGCCGCTCCAAGCAGACATGGCAAAAGACAAGCAAGGCACATTCATGGCCATGCGCTTGCTCTATGACGTGACAGAAGCCACAGGCACGCTGGAAGAACGTATGCGGACCCTCGGCTACACTGAGCAACACGTTGCTCTCTTCAGATACCTTTCAACCCGTTCCGGTTGCGTGATTCTCTCCGGCCCAACCGGTTCCGGTAAAACCACGGCACTTAAACACGCAATGGAAAGTATGGCCGCTGAGAATCGCGATAAGTCGTACATGTCACTGGAAGATCCTCCAGAATTCGCCATGCATCTTGTTAAACAAATCCGCATTATCAGCGACTACACGGACGAACGGAAGCGTGCGACCGTATTCAGAGCTGCTCTTGGTGGTTTAATGCGTTCCGACATCGACGGCATCATGATCGGTGAAATGCGTTATCCTGAAGTTGTTATGGCTGTGCTGCGAGCTGCCCAGACAGGGCACAGCATTTGGACTTCCGTTCATGCTTCCAGTGCGCTGAACATCATCACGCTGCTGTCCACCATGCTCACAGATTATGGAATCCGCGAGCCTCGTAACTATCTTTGTGATCATTCCATTTGTTCCGGACTTATCAACCAGCGTCTTGTTCCTGTGCTTTGTGACCATTGCAAAAAACCGTTCACAGAAGTCGTCAAGCTTCCGGAAGATGATCCTGAACGTCTGCGTATTCTTCCACGCGGTGTCTTTAACCGCATGTTGGAAGTTATCGACACTGACAAGCTTAAGAATGTTCATTTCAAAGGAACCGGCTGCGAGCATTGCGACAATATGGGCATCATAAGTCAAACCGTTGTGGCCGAGGTAATAGCCACCGACTACACCTTACTTGAATACCTGCGGAACAACGACTTTATCAGTGCGCATAAGCATTGGATCAACGAACAGAACGGTAAAACGTATGTTGGTCACGCCATTGATCTCATCGGTGAAGGGAAAATCGATCCAACCATCGTTGAAAAGAAACTTGGTGTTCCACTCAACTATGACAAGGCGTTCGGACAATACAGCTTTAACGCTGCTGACCTTGCCCGTCTTTCAGGCTCCGGAGGCAAATAA
- a CDS encoding type II secretion system F family protein: MFAKADRLRIIAALFFSGKKRCKFYQKLAAMTENGLGLNDALESMQRRLERKHDPQHLLLSEALVRTQSGDSLADAFHGFIPDAEYMLIKSGVDGGDLPNALELTCGLIDAKEKIVSAIVQALSYPVLLCSLLMVFLLVLSHYVVPQLSLIVDPESWRGGAAILYSVAVFISSPTGVLFLISTFGAVVLSMATLPHFTGKLRIKCDKLPPWSLYRLIHGSIWLFTLATMLKANVQLSVVLDDMLESSKRNRWMSERIQAIRAQLNLGKSLGEALDDSGFNFPDEELVEDMLIYSTLPGFDSRLYTIAKQWLEQGIDRIKAQCKALNFGLLIAILTTLCGIALAVSSLQQQLGQSMTL, from the coding sequence ATGTTTGCCAAGGCTGACAGACTGCGCATTATCGCCGCCCTGTTCTTCTCAGGGAAAAAACGCTGCAAGTTCTACCAAAAACTTGCAGCGATGACTGAGAATGGCCTCGGGCTGAACGATGCGCTTGAATCCATGCAACGCCGTTTAGAGCGCAAGCATGACCCGCAACACCTCTTGCTGTCTGAAGCGCTAGTGCGAACACAAAGCGGGGATTCCCTTGCCGATGCATTCCACGGGTTTATTCCGGACGCTGAATACATGCTCATCAAAAGTGGTGTAGACGGCGGGGATCTGCCGAACGCTCTGGAACTGACATGCGGTTTGATCGATGCAAAAGAAAAAATCGTAAGCGCGATCGTTCAGGCATTGAGCTATCCAGTTCTACTTTGTTCTTTGCTGATGGTCTTCCTGCTTGTGCTCTCGCATTACGTCGTGCCTCAGCTTTCACTCATCGTAGATCCGGAAAGCTGGCGCGGCGGTGCTGCAATCCTCTACTCCGTGGCCGTATTTATCAGTTCACCGACTGGAGTACTGTTTTTAATCTCCACCTTCGGCGCTGTAGTTTTGTCCATGGCAACCCTTCCGCACTTTACAGGAAAACTCCGAATCAAGTGTGACAAGTTGCCACCGTGGTCGCTCTACCGTTTGATTCACGGTTCTATCTGGCTTTTCACATTGGCAACCATGCTCAAAGCGAATGTGCAGCTCTCTGTTGTCCTCGATGACATGCTTGAATCAAGCAAGCGCAACCGCTGGATGTCAGAACGTATTCAGGCAATCCGTGCGCAGCTCAATCTCGGTAAAAGTCTCGGTGAAGCGCTGGATGACAGCGGCTTTAACTTTCCGGATGAAGAGCTTGTCGAAGACATGCTGATCTACTCAACCCTTCCGGGTTTCGACTCCCGTCTATATACCATCGCCAAACAGTGGCTTGAACAAGGCATCGATCGCATCAAAGCACAGTGCAAAGCGCTCAATTTCGGGCTTCTCATTGCAATTTTAACCACTCTTTGTGGCATCGCTCTTGCCGTTTCTTCCCTGCAACAACAACTCGGTCAATCAATGACCCTCTAG
- a CDS encoding type 4 pilus major pilin, protein MTKFHPANTVQCPQKEIELRKQAGWLSIEVLGAILFVLIMIAASGVNFTSLFSSNNLADTEQALSTLRMQIKQLYTSSPDYTGLTSASAIKSAIIPNKMIKSNRLRNVWNGAVTIEAGTNPNTFVISLAEVPQEACTKLATYQSGSWVDVKVNGSTLSQNSIVSEAANQCTDTNTLTFTSN, encoded by the coding sequence ATGACTAAATTCCACCCTGCTAATACTGTTCAATGTCCACAAAAAGAAATTGAATTACGTAAACAAGCCGGCTGGCTTTCCATCGAAGTGCTTGGCGCGATCTTGTTTGTTCTCATTATGATTGCGGCCTCCGGTGTGAACTTCACTTCGCTCTTCTCCAGCAACAACCTTGCGGACACGGAACAGGCGCTTTCAACGCTGCGTATGCAGATTAAGCAGCTTTACACCTCATCTCCGGATTACACAGGGCTGACAAGCGCTAGTGCAATAAAATCTGCTATTATCCCTAACAAAATGATTAAAAGTAATAGGTTACGCAATGTTTGGAATGGGGCAGTAACAATTGAAGCTGGAACTAATCCAAACACCTTTGTGATCAGCCTCGCTGAAGTCCCGCAGGAGGCTTGCACCAAGCTTGCAACCTACCAGAGTGGTTCATGGGTAGATGTAAAAGTAAACGGCTCCACCCTCAGCCAGAACTCTATCGTGTCCGAAGCTGCCAACCAATGCACTGATACCAACACCCTCACGTTCACCTCAAACTAA
- a CDS encoding ATPase, T2SS/T4P/T4SS family, producing the protein MRLSEISFSSLLLFSTGRFVLVGKNDFVETDPDDAQFKEDVAKLTESISGVSPSGQQVFSVNFETYKYNVICIPNPATDEVLYTVSKGDPILTDPDNMPQTLNELEFSDILLNNGSTYLRGMRGFGRQVLPSPSEFQEEIDELRTQVNTEFEKHKRHSFRINFKGRSYRVAVFDGIASGNGHAFSLRKGMDTIPDFYKLGMPEGLSEWLTDANQLKGLILFSGAQASGKTTSAASCISKRLIKFGGHALSIEMPAEMPLSGMHGEHGTCWQCDLDGEADLPAVLQVSHRSTADIIYIGEVLGSTTASELLQISLSSSRQLIFSTIHGTGVVAALDRLLTWAKESAGEAAALNLSECLLGVIHQELVPTENGGWELNVPEFLLLPSSQRAKATRAIIKDGNLKALNDVIKEQRSIIEYQGVHAL; encoded by the coding sequence ATGCGTCTTAGTGAAATATCTTTCTCCAGCCTTCTCCTGTTCAGCACCGGACGTTTCGTACTTGTCGGTAAAAACGACTTTGTGGAAACCGATCCGGACGACGCGCAGTTCAAGGAGGACGTGGCAAAACTGACAGAATCAATTTCAGGCGTGTCCCCTTCTGGCCAGCAGGTATTCTCAGTCAATTTTGAGACCTACAAATACAACGTAATTTGTATTCCTAACCCTGCAACAGACGAGGTTCTTTACACAGTCTCAAAGGGAGATCCGATTTTAACTGATCCGGACAACATGCCGCAGACACTCAATGAACTGGAGTTCTCCGACATCCTGCTCAACAACGGCAGCACCTACCTTCGCGGTATGCGGGGTTTTGGCCGACAAGTTCTCCCGTCTCCAAGTGAGTTTCAGGAAGAAATTGACGAGCTGCGCACACAGGTCAACACGGAGTTTGAAAAACATAAGCGCCACTCCTTCCGGATCAACTTTAAGGGTCGTTCATACCGTGTGGCTGTGTTTGATGGGATTGCCTCCGGGAACGGACACGCCTTCTCACTTCGCAAAGGCATGGACACAATTCCGGACTTCTACAAGCTCGGTATGCCCGAAGGTCTTTCTGAATGGCTGACAGACGCCAATCAGCTCAAAGGGCTGATCTTGTTTTCCGGCGCTCAGGCTTCCGGAAAAACGACTTCAGCGGCCTCTTGCATATCCAAACGCCTCATAAAATTCGGCGGTCACGCCCTGAGCATTGAAATGCCGGCTGAAATGCCTCTCAGTGGAATGCACGGCGAACACGGAACATGCTGGCAGTGCGATCTTGATGGCGAAGCAGATCTTCCCGCTGTTCTTCAGGTCTCTCACCGTTCAACAGCAGACATTATCTATATTGGTGAGGTTCTGGGAAGCACGACCGCAAGCGAGCTGCTTCAAATCAGCCTCAGCTCAAGCCGTCAGCTCATTTTCAGCACCATCCACGGCACCGGAGTTGTTGCAGCACTTGATCGACTCTTAACCTGGGCAAAGGAAAGCGCTGGCGAAGCCGCAGCGCTCAACCTTTCCGAATGCCTCCTTGGAGTTATCCATCAGGAGTTAGTTCCAACTGAAAATGGCGGCTGGGAGTTGAATGTCCCTGAATTCCTGCTTTTGCCAAGTTCCCAACGCGCAAAAGCAACTCGCGCGATAATCAAGGACGGCAATCTCAAAGCGCTCAATGACGTGATCAAAGAGCAGCGCAGTATCATCGAATACCAAGGAGTACATGCACTATGA
- the pilM gene encoding type IV pilus biogenesis protein PilM — translation MKALAVFVVLLGVIAMYATQAPFGQSDESAQSVATNYVIYRNAAIMCAVNTPAITVSLTPSMLGLPSDWRALRNWKNRIEGNTLYVYGEATAQEVVVIENILKGSFAVGVNQHNRLVTAHGTGVTLPAFIPEGNVTTVISVR, via the coding sequence ATGAAGGCTCTGGCTGTGTTTGTAGTGCTCCTCGGTGTGATTGCAATGTATGCAACGCAAGCCCCGTTCGGCCAAAGTGACGAGTCCGCGCAATCTGTCGCAACCAACTATGTCATCTACCGAAACGCGGCCATAATGTGCGCTGTTAACACTCCCGCAATCACAGTATCACTTACTCCATCCATGCTTGGCCTGCCATCTGATTGGCGGGCCTTGCGGAACTGGAAAAACCGCATCGAAGGCAACACGCTCTACGTTTACGGCGAAGCGACCGCGCAAGAAGTCGTTGTCATAGAAAATATCCTTAAAGGCAGCTTTGCCGTGGGCGTGAACCAGCACAACCGCCTCGTCACCGCGCACGGCACAGGCGTAACGCTTCCAGCCTTTATTCCGGAAGGCAACGTTACAACCGTGATCTCCGTAAGATAG
- the pilV gene encoding shufflon system plasmid conjugative transfer pilus tip adhesin PilV: MIKPQKVPQQQAHPEGGFATLDVLAALLMLLILMPVLVQYIEDGLESTQQKAIASHLSTVTKAVSKYTKEHRAELLAAATDSTAKEVAFNDIRSAGFLPASFSNKNAWGQTYRIFVLEPDTDTLQAVVLTYGGRTYTASKPKFASATVPATAAMVGANGGFIPTGFLTGQTNQELRGAFSGWVLPLAATNIPIPPAGHLGSLVFYDDYDIRQDYLYRFAVPGKPELNEMHTELDMTTNAIRNVGEIQFVKHDTVPVSFCDAPEDEGTVFLHKDYGLYICRDQKAQTIADTGNTDLVKNTALAANGDRFKKPKCPEGTNTTPGIFVSPTIVAEGPLAKPMVTFQSWALDLGDEWEVKLRVKTDEEEGYRFPTANYARMNVQTFCANDSNN; the protein is encoded by the coding sequence ATGATAAAACCCCAAAAAGTTCCACAGCAGCAGGCACACCCTGAAGGTGGCTTTGCAACTCTCGACGTGCTCGCCGCGCTGCTCATGCTGCTGATCTTAATGCCGGTGCTCGTTCAATACATTGAAGATGGTTTGGAAAGTACCCAACAAAAGGCGATCGCAAGTCACCTTTCGACCGTCACCAAAGCCGTTTCTAAATACACCAAAGAACACCGCGCTGAGCTGCTTGCAGCGGCCACTGACTCCACAGCAAAAGAAGTAGCCTTCAACGATATCCGCTCTGCCGGCTTTCTTCCTGCATCTTTTTCGAACAAGAACGCATGGGGGCAGACATATCGAATCTTTGTCCTCGAACCTGATACTGACACGCTGCAAGCCGTTGTGCTCACCTACGGAGGTAGAACTTATACCGCGTCCAAACCGAAGTTTGCCAGCGCCACAGTGCCGGCGACTGCCGCAATGGTCGGTGCAAACGGTGGTTTCATCCCGACAGGTTTCCTTACCGGCCAAACCAATCAGGAACTTCGCGGTGCGTTCAGCGGTTGGGTACTCCCCCTCGCTGCAACCAACATCCCGATACCTCCTGCAGGACACCTTGGTTCACTCGTTTTCTATGACGATTACGACATCAGACAGGATTATCTCTACCGTTTCGCAGTACCAGGCAAGCCGGAACTGAACGAAATGCACACAGAGTTGGACATGACCACAAACGCGATCCGCAACGTAGGAGAAATCCAATTCGTCAAACACGACACAGTGCCGGTCAGCTTTTGTGATGCTCCGGAAGATGAAGGAACTGTATTCCTACACAAGGATTACGGCCTCTACATCTGCCGCGACCAAAAAGCGCAGACCATTGCAGACACCGGAAACACTGACCTCGTAAAAAACACAGCACTTGCAGCAAACGGTGACCGGTTCAAAAAGCCGAAGTGTCCAGAAGGAACTAACACCACTCCTGGTATCTTTGTCAGCCCGACAATCGTGGCAGAAGGTCCACTTGCAAAGCCGATGGTCACATTTCAATCGTGGGCGCTGGATCTAGGCGACGAATGGGAAGTGAAACTTCGTGTTAAAACAGACGAGGAAGAAGGCTACCGGTTCCCGACTGCCAATTACGCCCGAATGAATGTGCAGACATTTTGTGCCAACGATTCCAACAACTAG
- a CDS encoding phage tail protein: protein MQNRLVRASAYFLASLVIFFAVSIANAGDSTSFNPTDVTVEVNSVGGIPIGGVIPWFSDTPPKDFLMCNGQSFSTSTYPKLSSALKGSSNVPDLRGVFIRGADAGRGIESGRAVNTYKAAQGSMTLTRQVANISKYKRLWGNDVPVGSLYPVYSTTSTRGDNWSNWGTVGTVNPALNWVSGGSAEYPNTSPYTYAVRFRAAGNNAGGPANVAANYVIRAK, encoded by the coding sequence ATGCAAAATCGTTTAGTCCGAGCCTCAGCATACTTTTTAGCTTCATTAGTGATCTTTTTTGCTGTTTCCATCGCCAACGCCGGCGATTCTACAAGCTTTAATCCCACAGACGTTACCGTAGAAGTAAATTCCGTTGGCGGCATTCCTATTGGTGGTGTAATCCCTTGGTTTTCTGACACACCCCCTAAAGATTTTTTGATGTGTAACGGGCAGTCTTTTTCTACTTCAACGTATCCTAAATTAAGTTCGGCATTGAAAGGTTCTAGTAATGTTCCAGATTTACGGGGGGTATTTATTCGTGGTGCAGATGCGGGGAGGGGAATTGAGTCCGGCAGAGCTGTAAATACTTATAAGGCTGCACAAGGCTCTATGACACTTACTCGTCAAGTTGCTAATATTTCCAAGTATAAACGTCTATGGGGGAATGACGTGCCAGTCGGATCACTATACCCTGTCTACTCAACTACTTCAACGCGTGGTGACAACTGGTCTAATTGGGGAACAGTAGGCACCGTTAATCCTGCTCTAAATTGGGTGTCCGGTGGTAGCGCCGAGTATCCGAATACATCACCTTATACATATGCTGTTCGTTTTAGGGCAGCAGGTAACAACGCAGGTGGCCCTGCTAATGTGGCTGCTAATTATGTTATCCGCGCAAAATAG
- a CDS encoding TrbI/VirB10 family protein, with protein sequence MSDENNDPNGLARPKVKVVKLSRNLLYAIIAVLIGLLIFLAMEVDRSTTKTAEIQEQQDAPAPPDNKLPIENPGNSAGLSVPKPTPEDPDKKAQAISSEPIVIVPTSTRNPARERKNRELIKLRQLKWQQQQQAFNSPLRLSSTNQNNNGAQQAKRVQPFNDNATNPLGNMQMPLPVPEGAYNPADQKDKEAFLSTRSSGTDEWTLKHSRTQGSPFELKTGSVIPGIMLSGINSDLPGQLIGQVAQNVYDSATGQYLLIPQGSRMIGIYDSRVVAGQSRVLVAWNRIVFQDGSSITLGSMPGTDMAGYSGFSDDTNNHYLRTFGSAAIMSLISGIGAFASDTFKSDTAQNDKPSLQDELGSALSSQLGQSSQKLLQQNLNIQPTLTIRPGYRFNMVVRKDIVFGSPYKPWR encoded by the coding sequence ATGTCTGATGAAAATAATGATCCGAACGGCCTCGCACGACCGAAAGTAAAAGTAGTCAAGCTAAGCCGAAATCTGCTGTACGCAATCATTGCGGTGTTAATCGGCCTTCTCATCTTCCTCGCGATGGAAGTCGACAGGTCAACGACAAAAACAGCTGAAATCCAAGAACAGCAGGATGCTCCAGCGCCTCCGGACAACAAACTTCCGATTGAAAACCCCGGAAACTCTGCCGGCCTGTCTGTTCCTAAACCAACTCCAGAAGATCCTGATAAAAAAGCACAAGCCATCAGTTCAGAGCCGATTGTCATCGTTCCGACTTCAACCCGAAACCCTGCGCGCGAACGGAAAAACCGAGAGCTTATAAAGCTGCGCCAGTTAAAATGGCAGCAACAACAGCAAGCGTTCAACTCTCCTCTTCGTTTGAGTTCAACAAATCAAAACAACAACGGAGCTCAGCAGGCAAAAAGAGTGCAGCCTTTTAATGACAACGCGACGAATCCATTGGGTAACATGCAAATGCCGCTGCCAGTTCCGGAAGGAGCATACAACCCGGCAGACCAAAAAGACAAAGAAGCGTTCCTTTCAACACGCTCCTCCGGAACTGACGAATGGACGTTGAAACACTCACGAACTCAAGGCTCACCGTTTGAGTTGAAAACAGGTTCTGTTATTCCTGGCATCATGCTCTCCGGAATCAACTCGGACTTACCAGGGCAACTCATCGGCCAAGTCGCGCAGAACGTCTACGATTCTGCAACCGGTCAATATTTGCTGATTCCACAAGGCAGCAGAATGATCGGAATCTATGACTCGCGCGTTGTCGCCGGTCAGTCCCGAGTACTCGTTGCATGGAACCGCATCGTCTTTCAGGACGGCTCTTCCATCACGCTCGGCTCAATGCCTGGAACAGACATGGCAGGTTACAGCGGATTTTCAGATGATACCAATAACCACTACCTGCGTACCTTCGGTTCTGCCGCAATTATGAGTCTGATTTCTGGCATCGGTGCCTTTGCTTCAGACACATTCAAAAGTGACACTGCGCAAAATGATAAACCCTCCTTGCAGGACGAACTAGGCTCAGCCCTTTCAAGCCAGCTCGGCCAATCAAGTCAAAAATTGTTACAGCAAAACCTCAACATTCAGCCGACTCTCACCATTCGCCCTGGCTATCGATTCAACATGGTTGTGCGAAAGGATATTGTATTCGGCAGCCCCTATAAACCGTGGAGATAA
- a CDS encoding type IV secretory system conjugative DNA transfer family protein: MSDKTQYGLNESKARSYIWLYPIILCLLAVVALSAATQQVAAAYGYHQALEGMICNNWYVPWAIINWSQQFPQAAKVIDDATVTGQLIFAIPQFIIFGLWQLFMRNPNLYKNLHGSARWAKKKDIEKAGLLADKGVYVGGWQDKKQLRYLRHSGAEHILVFAPTRSGKGVGLVLPTLLSWKESALVLDIKGENWALTAGWRQKQGHRVLRFEPTDETASGARFNPLEEIRLHTAHAIADTQNIASMIVDPDGKGLKDYWNKAAFALLGGAILHCLIEVRKKENRTANLSDLGLMLANPEKENDVLFQEMLNSEQAVVLQEFLGASKEESLSVQRFIASSAREMLNKADNELSGVVSTAVANLALYRDPIVAANTSHCDFRIDDLMNYEAPVSLYLVIRPSDIDRLRPLIRLILNLILRRLTEDMEFEGGRSVANYKYHLLLMMDEFTSLGRLEIFERSLAFMAGFGLKAYFIVQDLTQLHSAYTKDESIMSNCHIRIAYAPNKVETAKVLSDMTGKTTVVTKKTSLSGSRSGHLGRASVSVAETGRALLTPDECMRLPGAKKDANMQIIEAGDMLVFPAGFPPVYGKQILYFLDPVFSERSQIKTPLKSDRLVPDEQETTKDDSPAVYAVEPEKKDSEEKKPDSEVPAYGAEDEPDFDDEPEYDGEEPDFEEPDFEEETCSS; the protein is encoded by the coding sequence ATGTCTGACAAAACGCAATATGGCCTCAACGAGTCAAAAGCCCGCTCCTACATCTGGCTCTATCCCATCATTCTCTGCCTGCTTGCAGTGGTCGCGCTCAGTGCGGCCACGCAGCAAGTAGCTGCTGCTTACGGATACCACCAAGCCCTTGAAGGCATGATCTGCAACAATTGGTACGTACCGTGGGCTATCATCAACTGGAGTCAACAATTCCCACAGGCCGCAAAAGTTATCGATGACGCGACAGTCACCGGTCAGCTCATTTTCGCCATACCGCAGTTCATCATATTCGGCCTATGGCAGCTCTTCATGCGTAACCCGAATCTGTACAAAAATCTGCATGGTTCTGCTCGATGGGCCAAAAAGAAAGATATCGAAAAAGCCGGACTTCTTGCAGACAAAGGTGTTTATGTTGGTGGCTGGCAGGACAAAAAGCAGCTTCGCTACCTTCGGCACAGCGGAGCAGAACATATTCTTGTGTTTGCTCCAACCCGTTCTGGTAAAGGTGTCGGGCTGGTCTTACCAACGCTGTTGAGCTGGAAGGAAAGCGCTCTTGTGCTCGATATCAAAGGTGAAAACTGGGCGCTGACTGCCGGCTGGAGACAGAAACAAGGGCATAGAGTCTTGCGGTTCGAACCTACTGACGAAACCGCAAGCGGCGCACGGTTCAATCCGCTCGAAGAAATCCGCTTGCACACAGCCCATGCCATTGCAGATACGCAAAACATTGCAAGTATGATTGTTGATCCGGACGGCAAAGGTCTCAAGGACTACTGGAACAAAGCAGCCTTTGCCCTTCTTGGTGGTGCTATTTTGCATTGCCTGATCGAAGTCCGGAAGAAAGAAAACAGAACTGCGAACCTGAGCGACCTTGGCTTGATGCTTGCGAATCCGGAGAAAGAAAACGACGTCCTTTTTCAGGAGATGCTTAATTCAGAACAAGCTGTCGTCCTTCAGGAGTTTCTTGGCGCAAGTAAAGAAGAGTCTCTCAGCGTTCAGCGCTTCATTGCCTCCTCTGCACGCGAGATGCTGAACAAGGCAGATAACGAACTGTCCGGTGTCGTTTCAACAGCCGTTGCCAACCTTGCGCTCTATCGAGATCCGATCGTTGCGGCCAACACTTCGCACTGTGACTTCCGCATTGACGACCTCATGAACTACGAAGCGCCAGTGTCACTTTACTTAGTTATTCGTCCTTCTGACATCGACCGCTTGAGGCCGTTGATCCGTCTTATCCTCAACCTCATTTTGCGCCGGCTGACTGAAGATATGGAATTTGAGGGTGGCCGCTCTGTTGCCAACTACAAATACCACCTGCTGCTCATGATGGATGAATTCACGTCCCTTGGCCGGCTTGAAATATTTGAACGCTCGCTTGCATTCATGGCCGGATTTGGCCTGAAGGCATACTTCATCGTGCAAGACTTAACCCAGCTCCACTCCGCGTACACCAAGGACGAGAGTATCATGAGTAACTGCCATATTCGAATAGCCTACGCACCGAACAAGGTTGAAACGGCGAAAGTCCTCTCCGACATGACCGGTAAAACAACGGTCGTAACAAAGAAAACGTCTCTCTCCGGAAGCCGTTCCGGACACTTAGGCCGCGCCAGTGTGAGTGTCGCCGAAACGGGCCGCGCTTTATTGACTCCAGACGAATGCATGAGACTTCCAGGCGCAAAAAAAGACGCCAACATGCAAATCATTGAAGCCGGTGACATGCTCGTCTTCCCTGCCGGCTTTCCGCCAGTGTACGGCAAGCAGATTCTCTATTTCCTTGACCCTGTATTCTCTGAACGCTCTCAAATTAAAACGCCTCTCAAGTCAGACAGGCTTGTTCCGGACGAACAGGAGACAACGAAAGACGATAGCCCTGCTGTCTACGCCGTTGAGCCGGAAAAGAAAGATTCTGAAGAAAAGAAACCTGACTCCGAAGTCCCTGCATATGGTGCTGAAGACGAACCTGACTTCGACGACGAGCCTGAGTATGACGGAGAGGAGCCAGACTTTGAAGAACCCGACTTCGAGGAGGAAACATGCTCAAGCTAG
- the traF gene encoding conjugative transfer signal peptidase TraF, which translates to MLKLAIIFCNILAVLITAHCAGYRLNLTRSEPLGLYKIVSEAPSRGDLASFCFSPENEYKDLTADRNYLGTSLLCPSGQKPLLKEVVGVAGDSITVKFSSIKVNDTIFILTSRTHDSNGRKLPHELRSGTIPSGKALLLSTHHKNSFDSRYFGLVDALALRKVIPVFTFN; encoded by the coding sequence ATGCTCAAGCTAGCCATCATCTTCTGTAACATTCTGGCAGTACTCATAACGGCTCATTGTGCCGGCTATCGGCTCAACCTCACTCGTTCAGAACCCTTAGGCTTGTACAAAATAGTTTCTGAAGCACCTAGTCGCGGGGATTTAGCAAGCTTCTGCTTCTCTCCGGAGAATGAATACAAAGATCTTACAGCTGACCGTAATTACCTTGGCACAAGTCTACTTTGCCCTTCCGGCCAGAAGCCTCTTTTAAAGGAAGTTGTTGGCGTGGCCGGCGATTCCATCACAGTCAAATTCAGCTCGATTAAGGTGAACGATACCATTTTCATACTGACGAGCCGGACTCACGACAGCAACGGGCGCAAGCTGCCGCACGAATTACGCTCAGGCACCATTCCAAGCGGCAAAGCACTCCTACTTTCTACACATCACAAAAACAGCTTTGACAGCAGATATTTCGGACTTGTGGATGCACTGGCGCTCCGCAAAGTCATCCCCGTTTTCACCTTTAACTAA